TTAATTTTTCGGTTGTGGAATTAAATGGTGCTGCTAGCGAGCCTACACATATTTATGATCCCAAGCATTCGATTTGGTTTGCTTGGAAAGAACTAGCAAGACATATTACTTATATGTATGAAATAAGTGTTGAAAATCATAAAAAAGGATTTTCTTATTTAGGATATAAAGAAGGAATTAGTGAGTATAAATTGCATTTAGGCCAAAGTAAAAAAATTGTGAAATTCTAACAAAATGAAAATAGTTAAAAATATTCTGGTGGGTTTTGTAGTAAGCTTTTTGGGCTCAATTCCTTTGGGATATTTGAATATCATTGGTTTTGAAATCTATTATAAATTAAATCAAAGTAGTTTTGTTTTTTATTTGTTAGGGGTTGTTTTTGTTGAAATTTTTATAGTTTTTTTTACGCTTAAATTTGTAAATCAATTGGTTCGTAATGATAAATTGATGCGAGTAATTGAAATTTTAACGATTGCGTTCCTTTTATTTTTAGCCTATTTTTTTCATTCTTATTCTACTCCTAAGGCTGGAGATACTAATTATTTAGAGCGATACAATATGTATTCTCCTTTTCTAATTGGCGTGTTTTTAAATTGTATAAACTTTATGCAGCTGCCATTTTGGTCAGGTTGGAATTTGTACTTGATAAATGGGAATTATATTTCAGTTGAAAATAAATACAAATACTTTTTTATTATTGGAACTTCAATTGGAACCTTTTTCGGAATGTTTTTATTTGTTTTGTTTTTAGGCTCTTTATCTCAAAGTGGCATGTACTTTTCGAGTTACATAATACCTGTGATAGTCCCATTAATTTTTGTTGCCTTGACCTGTATCCAAGTGTATAAAGTTTTTAAAAAAAGAGTGTTTAAATGATACTTTGGCAAACAAATTTGTTTGAATAGATTGTATAAACATAAATTATATTTGCTGTTTTTTTAGCGCTTTTGCTTATTTTTGTTTCATGAAAAATATTATTGTCACAGGAACAAGTAGGGGTATAGGATTAGAATTGGTTTTGCAGTTTGCTAATGCAGGGCATCAAGTATTAGCTCTTTCTAGAAAAATTCCACAAGCTTTATTAGGAAATGAAAACATTACCTGTCTTTCTGTTGATTTATTTAAAGAATCTGAATTACAAAAAGTAGAAAATTTTCTTTCTACATCATGGAAACATATTGATGCGGTTGTGCATAATGCAGGGAGTTTATTGTTTAAACCATTTGTAGAAACTACTCAAGAAGATTTTGAAAGCATTTATAGAGTTAATGTTTTTGGCGTCGCTAATTTAACTCGTATTTGTGTGCCTTATTTACAAAAAGGGAGTCATGTTGTGACAATAAGTTCTATGGGAGGAATTCAGGGGAGTCTTAAATTCCCAGGACTTGCAGCCTATAGTTCTAGTAAAGGAGCTGTTATTACGCTGTCTGAATTATTAGCCGAAGAATACAAACAGAAAGGAATAGCTTTCAATGTTCTAGCTCTTGGGGCTGTGCAAACCGAAATGCTAGAAGAGGCTTTTCCGGGGTACCAAGCACCTATTAAGGCAGATGAAATGGCAGAATATATTTTTAATTTTACTTTGACAGGAAATAAATATTTCAATGGGAAAGTATTACAAGTTTCTTCAACAAATCCTTAACTCGTAATTCTAAACAATTGAGCGAAACCTTAGCTAGATATTTACCTGAACATGCTGTAAAGCCAGTCTTTGAGCTTATAGTGGTGAATCAAGTGCATCTCAAAATTGTGAATGAGCGCGTAACGCGTCATGGAGATTATCGAAAAGGGCTGAATGGTAAACACGAAATTACGGTTAATTCAAGTTTAAATAAATATAAGTTTTTAATCACTTTGATTCATGAGATTTCTCATTTGGTAGCATTTGAAAAATTTGGTCGAAACATCAAACCTCATGGTGACGAATGGAAATATTCTTTTCAGCGTTTAATGATTCCGTTTATTAGACCTGAAATTTTTCCCAATCATTTGTTGCCATTATTGGCTAGGCATTTTAAAAATCCAACAGCAAGTAGCGATACTGATACAACTTTATCTCTGGCACTAAAGCAGTTTGATCTGCAGAATGATAAAAATTATATTTTTGAAATTCCTTACGGAAGCGTTTTTAGAATTCAAAATGGCAAGATTTTCAAGAAGATTGCTGTAAGGACAAAACGTTTTGAGTGCATGGAATTAAATTCTGGTAAGACCTATCTTTTTAATCCAAATGCAGAAGTTGAGTTGTTAAACTCTTAGTTACTTTAGCCTTTTAAATAGGCTTCTCTTACTTTTTTAAATAATTCAGAAGAATAAACAAAGTCTACAACAGCTTCATTGTTAGTTCTGAAAATTTCTTCTTTTGTTCCTTCCCAAGCTTTTACTCCGTTTTTAAGGAACAAAATTTTATCCCCAATTTCCATAACGGAGTTCATATCATGTGTGTTGATAACCGTAGTGATATTATATTCTTCGGTGATTTCTTGGATAAGATTATCAATCAAAATAGCTGTATTTGGATCTAAACCTGAATTGGGCTCATCGCAGAATAGGTACTTTGGGTTGTTTACAATAGCACGTGCTATAGCAACACGTTTTTGCATACCTCCAGAAATTTGTGAAGGTAATTTTTTATGTGCATTTACTAAATTGACTCTTTCTAAAACAAAATCAACTCTTTCTTTAATTTTAGCTTTGCTTTCGTGTGTGAACATTTGTAATGGAAACCCAACATTTTCCTCCACGGTCATAGAATCGAATAAGGCGCTTCCTTGAAAAACCATTCCAATTTCGGTACGCAATTCTCGTTTTTCTTCCGCATCTAGTTCGGAGTAAATTCTCCCATCAAATGAGATTGTTCCAAGATCAGGCGAGTATATTCCTAAAAGACTTTTTAGTAAAACCGTTTTTCCAGAACCACTTTGTCCAATGATTAAGTTAGTTTTTCCAGCTTCAAAAACAGCAGATATACCTTTAAGTACTTTGCTATCGCCAAATGATTTTTCTATGTTTTTTATTTCTATCATGAGCCTAATAACAATTGCGTTAATATATAATTGAAAAGAATTATAGAAACTGATGTCCAAACAAATGACACTGTACTTGCTTTTCCTACTTCAAGAGCGCCACCTTTCATATAATATCCATGAAACGATGGGATTGTAGCCAATAAAAATGCAAATATTAATGTTTTTATAAAAGCATATGTTATGTGGAAAGGAATAAATTCTAACTGTGCTCCATTTATAAATTGATCACTTGAAGTAAATCCGCCATATACCGCTGCCATCCATCCGCCAAATACGCCCAGAAACATACTAATTCCAATTACAAAAGGGTAAAGCAATAAAGCAATAATTTTAGGAAAAACTAAGTAGTTTAATGCATTTACTCCCATTACTTCTAATGCATCAATTTGCTCGGTAACTCTCATAGTTCCAATGCTTGATGTGATATAAGAACCTATTTTCCCCGCCATAATTATGGATACAAAAGTAGGAGCAAACTCTAATATTACGGATTGTCTGGTTGCAAAACCGATAAGGTATTTCGGAATAAGTGGATTTGTTAAGTTTAATGCGGTTTGGATAGCTACAACTCCTCCTACGAAGAATGAAATAAAACAAACAATCCCAAGGGAATCAATGATTAAATCATCAATTTCTTTGAAGATGAGCTTTCTCATTACGGACCATTTTGTTTGTTTGCTGAAAATTTCCTTTAGCATCAAGAAATATCTTCCTATCTGCGTTGTATAGCGAATGAGCATCATAATTTTTACAAATAAGGGCTAAATTAAGGATTAGTTTGCAGTTTGTAGTTTTTTAAAAGAAGAAACTAAAAAATTTTCTCTTTCATTTTTTGTAAGCGGTAATTTCTAATGAATTTTGCTTGCTCTTTTGTTACTAATAAAGGCATGTTTGCTGATTTTGCTTTCCAGAATCCTTTGATGTAATCTAAAAACAGTAAAGGTTTCTTTTTCATCATTGCTAATTTAGCAGATGAAATGGTTGTTATCAGAAAACCGTATCCTAAGGTGTAAAAAGATTCTCCTTGTTTGTAACGTGCCGCTTTATTGTAATTAGCACCAGTAGGTTTTAAGTGTTTTACTATAAGTGATGCATCAGTCACTACTTTCCATCCGTAAAATTTAGACAGTAATTCATCTACAGTATCCCAACCCATAGCGGGTTTTAAATTGCCAATTTGCAAAAAACATTCTTTTCGATATGCTTTGAATGCTCCGCGAATATGATCTTTATCGGTAAGGTTCTCTAAAATCCATTCTCCGTTTTTTTCTACATAAGCAAAACCACCAGCCATTCCTACTTGCGAATCTTTTTTGAAAATGTCTAGAATAGTTTCAAAGTAATTATTTGGTAAAATTAAATCTCCGTCTAATTTCACTATAATATCGTACTGATCGTCAATAGTTTCAAAACCTTTATGAAAAGCCTGAATTACTTTGCTTCCAGGTAAATGAACAGCACTAGAAGATTTGTTTACTAGAGTGATAAATGGATTATTCTTAGCATAATCTAACACAATTTTGGCCGTATTATCTGTTGAATTGTCATTAACGACTACAACTTTTTTAGGCAAAACGGTTTGTGAAACTAAGGATTGCAATGTTAAGCCAATAAAGGCTTCTTCATTGTATGCAGGTATAATAATGTAGTAGTTCATTATTTGATTCTTTCAGCGTAAACAATGTAATATCTCGGAGTTAAGTACCTCAATAATGGGCGAAATCCGATTTTTTTTACAGGATGCGTAAATTTTTTACTATCGATAATTTTCCAACCAGTTTTTTCTAAAAGCCAGTCTAATTGCCAATCTTCAAATTCATGATAATGTCTGTCCCACATGTCCGTTTTGCTTCTGTAAGCAGAAGAAAACCATAGGCGTAGAGGAATTGATATAAAAAGTTTATCTGATTTTATTTCCTTCAAAATGGTGAAAGGATTCAATAAATGTTCAAAGATTTCAAAAGCAGTAACTACGTCTTGATTGTCTGTTGAAAGCCCTGTTTGATTCAAATCTAAATCTTCGCCAGTTGTGTTTTTTACTGAAAAACCTTCGGCTTTCATTATTTTAGAAAAAGGATTTTCAACACCTAAATCTAAAATAGTCTCAGAAGTTGAGATGTGTTTTTTTAAAAATTCTAAAGTATGTTTGAATCTTTTATTCGGAAACGTTTTTTCGTACATTATTTTATTGTTTAAAGCTTAAAGTTTGAGGTTTTGTATTCTGTCAAGGAACTTTAAACTTTAAACTTTAAACTTTTTATTTAATATCTATAAACAAAGGCGTTGACATTCATTCCTGCGCCAACGGATGCAAAGATAAGAACATCTCCTTTATGTAGTTCTTGATTTTCGATTTTTCCTTGAATTAATAAGTCAAAAAGTGTTGGTACAGTTGCCACACTGCTATTTCCTAATTCGTGGATGCTCATTGGCATTACATCTTTTGGAGGTGTTTTGCCATATAATTTATAAAAACGATGAATAATGGCTTCGTCCATTTTTTCATTAGCTTGATGAATCAGGATTTTTTTGACATGCTCAATAGCAATTCCGCTTTTGTCTAAACAGCTTTTCATTGCAGCTGGAACTTGGCTTAATGCAAACTCGTAAATTTTACGACCATACATTTTTATATAACGTACATCTGAATCTAAATCAGGGTTGTATGATTTTCCAAAAAACAAATAATGAGCTTCGTCAATTGCAAAGGTGGCGTTTTCGTAAGATAACATTCCAGATTCATCGTCAGAAGCTTGAATTATAGAAGCGCCAGCTCCATCAGAATATATCATTGAATCTCTGTCATGTGGATCTGTTACTCTAGACAAAGTTTCTGAACCTATTACCAAGCATGTTTTTGCCATTCCTGATTTTATGTAGGCATTGGCTTGAAGTACGCCTTCAATCCATCCTGGGCATCCAAAAAGGATGTCAAAAGCAACGCATTTTGGATTTTTTATTTGTAGTTTGTTTTTAACACGTGTCGCTAAACTTGGCAACATATCCGACTGAATTGTACCGTGTTTTACATCCCCAAAATTATGGGCAAAAATAATGTAATCAATAGTTTCAGGATCAATATTAGCATTTTTTATCGCTTTTTGTGAAGCAAAAAAAGCTAAGTCTGATGAATTTAGATGGTCTTCTGCATAACGCCTGTGTTCAATTCCTGTGATTCCTTTAAACTTGTTTATTACAACTTCATTTGGGTAACCAAAAGGGGTTCCATCTTCATTTAGAAATACATGTTTATCAAAATCTGTATTGCTTACTTTTACTTCGGGAATATAACTTCCTATTCCGGTTATTTTTATTTTCATCGAGCAGTTTTCCAAAATTTTAAGCTAATTTACGCATTAAAAAATAATAACAGTAACAAAACTTGTTATGCATGCATATATTGTTAGATAATCACTTTTATTTGTAAAAATGATTATTTTTTAACAAAAAATGTTGCTTTTCTAGTTGCAAGATTGTTAATGCTTGTGTTTTTTTACATTAAAGTAAAGATAATCAGAATTTGAAACTGACAAAAAAAATGTCCCGATTTCTCGAGACATTTTTTTTAAGAATATTAGCTTTCCATATAGGCTTCTATAGGAGCGCAAGAGCAAACTAAATTGCGATCGCCATAAGCATCATCCGCTCTACGAACTGTAGGCCAGAATTTGTTTTCGGCAATATAATCTAATGGAAAAGCTGCTTGTTCTCTTGTATATGGGAAATCCCAAGAATCAGAAGTTAACATAGTTAAGGTATGAGGTGAATTTTTCAAAACATTATTTTTATCTTCTAATGTTGAAGCTTCTATTTCTTTTCTGATTGAAATCATTGCATCACAAAAACGATCAAGTTCTTCTAAGTTTTCACTTTCAGTAGGTTCAATCATCAATGTTCCAGCTACAGGAAATGAAACGGTTGGTGCGTGAAAACCATAATCCATTAAACGTTTCGCAATATCTGTAACTTCAATTCCTTTTTGTTTAAAAGGGCGACATTCTAAAATCATTTCGTGAGCAGCACGTCCCATCTCACCAGAATATAGCGTGTCGTAATGCCCGTTTAATTTTTCTTTGATATAGTTTGCATTTAAAATGGCATGTTCAGTTGCTTCTTTTAAACCTTCGGCACCTAACATTGAAATGTAACCATAAGAAATTAAGCAAACTAAAGCTGATCCCCATGGAGCAGATGAAATTGCTGTAATAGCATTTGAACCTCCAGTTGGTATTACAGGATTTGTTGGTAAAAATGGTACTAATTGTGGTGCTACACAAATAGGGCCAACTCCAGGTCCACCACCACCGTGAGGAATTGCAAACGTTTTGTGTAAGTTTAAGTGACAAACATCAGCGCCAATAGTTGCAGGATTTGTTAATCCTACTTGTGCGTTCATATTTGCACCATCCATATATACTTGGCCACCATTATCGTGGATTAACTGCGTAATTTCTTTAATAGCACTTTCAAAAACGCCATGAGTTGAAGGATAAGTTACCATCAAACAAGATAAATTGTCTTTGTGAAGGATTGCTTTTTCACGTAAATCTTCAACATCTATATTTCCATTTTCAAGAGTTTTAGTAACAATTACTTTCATTCCTGCCATAGCTGCTGATGCTGGATTTGTTCCGTGGGCTGATGATGGTATTAAAGCAATGTTTCTGTGATGATCACCTCTTGATTGGTGGTACGCACGAATAACCATAAGTCCTGCGTATTCTCCTTGAGCACCTGAATTAGGCTGTAAAGTTGTTCCTGCAAAACCAGTAATAACATTTAATTGTTGTTCCAGTTTGGTTAACATTTCTTGATAACCTTGTGCTTGGTCAAGTGGTACGAATGGATGAATGTTGTTCCATTGTGGCATACTTAATGGAAGCATTTCTGAAGCAGCATTCAATTTCATTGTGCATGAACCTAATGAAATCATAGAGTGATTCAATGATAAATCTTTACGTTCTAACATTTTGATGTAACGCATCATTGCAGACTCAGAATGGTATTTGTTGAATACATCATGTTGTAAAAACAATGATGTTCTGTTTAGATTTTCAGAAAAATGATTCGTTGCTGTTAGTTCTTCAATTGTTGCTGCCTTTGTCCCTTTTGCGGAAGCAAAAACACCAATAATTTTATTTAAATCAGAAATACTAGTTGTTTCGTTTAAAGAAATTGAAACCGTATTTTCGTCGATATAGTGAAAGTTAATTTCGTTTTGTAAAGCTATTGTAGCTACTTTATTAGCATCTGCTTTTACAACGATAGTGTCGAAAAAAGCGGTGTTGTTTTGTTCAAAACCTAATTTACCTAATTCATTTGCTAAAGTAGCCGCTGATGCATGAACCTTGTCAGCAATATATTTCAAGCCTTTTGGACCATGATATACCGCATACATTCCAGCCATAACGGATAATAAAACTTGTGCTGTACAAATGTTTGAAGTTGCTTTATCACG
Above is a window of Flavobacterium sp. 123 DNA encoding:
- a CDS encoding SDR family oxidoreductase, translating into MKNIIVTGTSRGIGLELVLQFANAGHQVLALSRKIPQALLGNENITCLSVDLFKESELQKVENFLSTSWKHIDAVVHNAGSLLFKPFVETTQEDFESIYRVNVFGVANLTRICVPYLQKGSHVVTISSMGGIQGSLKFPGLAAYSSSKGAVITLSELLAEEYKQKGIAFNVLALGAVQTEMLEEAFPGYQAPIKADEMAEYIFNFTLTGNKYFNGKVLQVSSTNP
- a CDS encoding SprT-like domain-containing protein — encoded protein: MSETLARYLPEHAVKPVFELIVVNQVHLKIVNERVTRHGDYRKGLNGKHEITVNSSLNKYKFLITLIHEISHLVAFEKFGRNIKPHGDEWKYSFQRLMIPFIRPEIFPNHLLPLLARHFKNPTASSDTDTTLSLALKQFDLQNDKNYIFEIPYGSVFRIQNGKIFKKIAVRTKRFECMELNSGKTYLFNPNAEVELLNS
- a CDS encoding ABC transporter ATP-binding protein, producing MIEIKNIEKSFGDSKVLKGISAVFEAGKTNLIIGQSGSGKTVLLKSLLGIYSPDLGTISFDGRIYSELDAEEKRELRTEIGMVFQGSALFDSMTVEENVGFPLQMFTHESKAKIKERVDFVLERVNLVNAHKKLPSQISGGMQKRVAIARAIVNNPKYLFCDEPNSGLDPNTAILIDNLIQEITEEYNITTVINTHDMNSVMEIGDKILFLKNGVKAWEGTKEEIFRTNNEAVVDFVYSSELFKKVREAYLKG
- a CDS encoding ABC transporter permease, yielding MMLIRYTTQIGRYFLMLKEIFSKQTKWSVMRKLIFKEIDDLIIDSLGIVCFISFFVGGVVAIQTALNLTNPLIPKYLIGFATRQSVILEFAPTFVSIIMAGKIGSYITSSIGTMRVTEQIDALEVMGVNALNYLVFPKIIALLLYPFVIGISMFLGVFGGWMAAVYGGFTSSDQFINGAQLEFIPFHITYAFIKTLIFAFLLATIPSFHGYYMKGGALEVGKASTVSFVWTSVSIILFNYILTQLLLGS
- a CDS encoding glycosyltransferase family 2 protein yields the protein MNYYIIIPAYNEEAFIGLTLQSLVSQTVLPKKVVVVNDNSTDNTAKIVLDYAKNNPFITLVNKSSSAVHLPGSKVIQAFHKGFETIDDQYDIIVKLDGDLILPNNYFETILDIFKKDSQVGMAGGFAYVEKNGEWILENLTDKDHIRGAFKAYRKECFLQIGNLKPAMGWDTVDELLSKFYGWKVVTDASLIVKHLKPTGANYNKAARYKQGESFYTLGYGFLITTISSAKLAMMKKKPLLFLDYIKGFWKAKSANMPLLVTKEQAKFIRNYRLQKMKEKIF
- a CDS encoding methyltransferase → MYEKTFPNKRFKHTLEFLKKHISTSETILDLGVENPFSKIMKAEGFSVKNTTGEDLDLNQTGLSTDNQDVVTAFEIFEHLLNPFTILKEIKSDKLFISIPLRLWFSSAYRSKTDMWDRHYHEFEDWQLDWLLEKTGWKIIDSKKFTHPVKKIGFRPLLRYLTPRYYIVYAERIK
- a CDS encoding 3-oxoacyl-ACP synthase III family protein, which translates into the protein MKIKITGIGSYIPEVKVSNTDFDKHVFLNEDGTPFGYPNEVVINKFKGITGIEHRRYAEDHLNSSDLAFFASQKAIKNANIDPETIDYIIFAHNFGDVKHGTIQSDMLPSLATRVKNKLQIKNPKCVAFDILFGCPGWIEGVLQANAYIKSGMAKTCLVIGSETLSRVTDPHDRDSMIYSDGAGASIIQASDDESGMLSYENATFAIDEAHYLFFGKSYNPDLDSDVRYIKMYGRKIYEFALSQVPAAMKSCLDKSGIAIEHVKKILIHQANEKMDEAIIHRFYKLYGKTPPKDVMPMSIHELGNSSVATVPTLFDLLIQGKIENQELHKGDVLIFASVGAGMNVNAFVYRY
- the gcvP gene encoding aminomethyl-transferring glycine dehydrogenase — translated: MKTDAFALRHIGPRENDLQYMLKTIGVESIEQLVNETIPNDIRLKTPLDLDPAMTEYEFTNHIQQLGNKNKMFQSYIGLGYNQAIVPAVIQRNIFENPGWYTAYTPYQAEIAQGRLEAILNFQTMVIELTGMEIANASLLDEGTAAAEAMALLFDVRSRDQKKNNVNKFFVSEEILPQTLSVLLTRSTPIGVELVVGNHETFDFSNEFFGAILQYPGKFGQVHDYANFIATAAAKEIKVAVAADILSLAKLTPPGEMGTDVVFGTTQRFGIPLGYGGPHAAYFATKDEYKRSMPGRIIGVTVDTNGNRALRMALQTREQHIKRDKATSNICTAQVLLSVMAGMYAVYHGPKGLKYIADKVHASAATLANELGKLGFEQNNTAFFDTIVVKADANKVATIALQNEINFHYIDENTVSISLNETTSISDLNKIIGVFASAKGTKAATIEELTATNHFSENLNRTSLFLQHDVFNKYHSESAMMRYIKMLERKDLSLNHSMISLGSCTMKLNAASEMLPLSMPQWNNIHPFVPLDQAQGYQEMLTKLEQQLNVITGFAGTTLQPNSGAQGEYAGLMVIRAYHQSRGDHHRNIALIPSSAHGTNPASAAMAGMKVIVTKTLENGNIDVEDLREKAILHKDNLSCLMVTYPSTHGVFESAIKEITQLIHDNGGQVYMDGANMNAQVGLTNPATIGADVCHLNLHKTFAIPHGGGGPGVGPICVAPQLVPFLPTNPVIPTGGSNAITAISSAPWGSALVCLISYGYISMLGAEGLKEATEHAILNANYIKEKLNGHYDTLYSGEMGRAAHEMILECRPFKQKGIEVTDIAKRLMDYGFHAPTVSFPVAGTLMIEPTESENLEELDRFCDAMISIRKEIEASTLEDKNNVLKNSPHTLTMLTSDSWDFPYTREQAAFPLDYIAENKFWPTVRRADDAYGDRNLVCSCAPIEAYMES